In one window of Rhodanobacter soli DNA:
- a CDS encoding GPW/gp25 family protein codes for MNIAKENMDYPFHFDPRGRTAETGDDEHVRDMIEQLLFTSPGERVNRPDFGSGLLQLVFAPNSPELAAALQFTLQAALQRWLGDVIDVGSLAVSSEDAALRVDLSYTVRASGDTRSDSFVRSLP; via the coding sequence ATGAATATCGCCAAAGAAAATATGGATTATCCGTTCCACTTCGATCCGCGCGGACGCACCGCGGAGACCGGTGACGACGAGCACGTGCGCGACATGATCGAGCAGCTGCTGTTCACCAGCCCGGGCGAGCGGGTGAACCGGCCCGACTTCGGCAGCGGCCTGCTGCAGCTGGTGTTCGCGCCGAACAGCCCGGAGCTGGCCGCCGCGCTGCAGTTCACCTTGCAGGCGGCGCTGCAGCGCTGGCTGGGCGACGTGATCGACGTGGGCTCGCTGGCGGTGAGCAGCGAGGACGCCGCCTTGCGCGTCGACCTCAGCTACACCGTGCGCGCCAGCGGCGACACGCGCAGCGACAGCTTCGTGCGGAGCCTGCCATGA
- a CDS encoding CHAP domain-containing protein — MDTLRKNDQGPQVRQLQKLLAQRGYAVDANGTFDTKTWQAVRAFQAQNLDQHGQPLVVDGVVGPLSWWSLQNPKPFIKTPTAVDYTTLPANGGSQLGRAALAAAIGELKANAREIGGNNRGPFVRKYLAPAGLDEGDSWCAGFVSWCFMQASGGDKAAMPFTYIASARTLLAEFKQQGWASAPGSGYLPQPGDVVVWWRVSLAGWLGHTGLVHSVQDGMLYTIEGNRSPRVQGFSYVLSRMDKLLGYGHVP; from the coding sequence ATGGACACCTTACGCAAGAACGACCAGGGACCGCAGGTGCGGCAACTGCAGAAGCTGCTGGCGCAGCGTGGCTACGCGGTCGATGCCAACGGCACGTTCGACACGAAGACGTGGCAGGCGGTGCGCGCATTCCAGGCGCAAAATCTCGACCAGCACGGCCAGCCGCTGGTGGTCGACGGTGTGGTCGGGCCGCTGAGCTGGTGGAGCCTGCAGAACCCGAAGCCGTTCATCAAGACGCCGACCGCGGTCGATTACACCACGCTGCCGGCGAACGGCGGCAGCCAACTCGGCCGTGCCGCACTCGCGGCGGCGATCGGCGAGTTGAAGGCGAACGCGCGCGAGATCGGCGGCAACAACCGCGGTCCGTTTGTGCGCAAATACCTCGCGCCGGCCGGTCTCGACGAAGGCGATTCGTGGTGCGCCGGTTTCGTCAGCTGGTGTTTCATGCAGGCAAGTGGTGGCGACAAGGCGGCGATGCCGTTCACCTATATCGCCAGCGCGCGCACCTTGCTGGCCGAGTTCAAGCAACAGGGCTGGGCGTCGGCGCCGGGCAGCGGTTACCTGCCGCAGCCGGGCGACGTGGTGGTGTGGTGGCGGGTCAGCCTGGCCGGCTGGTTGGGCCATACCGGCCTGGTGCACTCGGTGCAGGACGGCATGCTGTACACGATCGAGGGCAACCGCAGCCCGCGCGTGCAGGGCTTTTCCTATGTGCTGAGCCGGATGGACAAGCTGCTCGGCTACGGCCACGTGCCATGA
- a CDS encoding putative baseplate assembly protein, translating to MSCCSACGRHACACGCGATAGTPLPLYNRPGLSSLAYRVGTYADFRATMQRDLSDAALPALAGLRTREADDPAMALLDAWAVGADVLSFYQERIANEGYLRTATERRSVLELARLVDYRLRPGVAASVYLAYTVEKDSPPVTIPAGARAQSVPAPGEQMQTFETAEPLDARFEWNALRPRLTRPQNITLDNVAGLGELWIAGTASNLRPNDRLLFLFGDLATGVQAIRLVRSVEVQQQSGRSKVLLQPVEAATAQIVAAANKAIIALNASAAGPHRERWLEGIESARRDLLLGGDNGGSFDVLMNRRLDGIPAGPPAVDDFKSAVDAAFGTAPPSAGPPGGFGALFAALTLTPTLQPASRFRLQRNVVSALGKASDVRPQLLLNFEARLADNFYRAWTSVPQGEPSPALSGVHVLRVAAPLFGYNAPQSISITQTPDGHGGSTSKVATTELSLDEDPNVVRLDNGYDGVMAGSYLVIHPSGDVPTVARVKSVRVHPQLSYGISGKTTEITLDDPSVDGDSVVWQVPSMTALRSTQVHAQSEPLSLAELTIADTVGRVADDGASRTTSDSATRLTLDSAVDGLKAGRWVIVEGRRSDVPGTDAVSAAELVMLAAVEQGADADLPGDTVHSTLVFANQGLAYSYVRDSVAVHANVVRASHGETRNEVLGSGSGASSMQAFVLKQSPLTWVSAATVDGVQSTLTLRVNGMQWHETRNLAFAGAAGRNFVTATDDDGKTTVQFGDGMHGARLPAGVENIVATYRNGIGTPGNVRAGQVSLLATRPLGVKDVVNPLRASGGADAETRNQARRNAPLAVLALDRLVSVADYADFARTFGGVGKAAAVKLGSLVQVTIAGAADAPIDATSDLYRNLLQALQQYGDPSLPVRLGVRELLALTVSAKVGLLPDFAWESVEPAVRAALLDAFGFERRLLAQNVYLSELVACMQAVRGVAWVDVDAFGSLDEATLLAGFGAGGDNGKGGDGAALTSHVAVTTATTTVPPRVQVLPARYDDNGMLRPAQLAYLPPNVPDTLLLQEATP from the coding sequence ATGAGCTGCTGTAGCGCCTGTGGCAGGCATGCCTGCGCCTGCGGTTGCGGCGCGACCGCCGGCACGCCGTTGCCGTTGTACAACCGGCCGGGGCTGTCCAGCCTTGCGTACCGTGTCGGTACGTACGCCGACTTCCGCGCCACCATGCAGCGCGATCTCAGCGATGCCGCACTGCCGGCGCTGGCCGGACTGCGCACGCGCGAGGCGGACGACCCGGCGATGGCGCTGCTCGACGCCTGGGCGGTCGGCGCCGACGTGCTGAGCTTCTATCAGGAACGCATCGCCAACGAAGGCTACCTGCGCACTGCCACCGAGCGGCGCTCGGTGCTGGAGCTGGCGCGGCTGGTCGACTACCGCCTGCGCCCCGGCGTGGCCGCCAGCGTCTACCTCGCCTACACCGTGGAAAAGGACTCGCCGCCGGTGACCATTCCCGCCGGCGCCCGCGCGCAGTCGGTGCCCGCGCCGGGCGAGCAGATGCAGACCTTCGAGACCGCCGAGCCGCTGGACGCGCGCTTCGAGTGGAACGCGCTCAGGCCGCGGCTGACCCGGCCGCAGAACATCACGCTCGACAACGTCGCAGGGCTCGGCGAGCTGTGGATCGCCGGCACCGCCAGCAACCTCAGGCCGAACGACCGCCTGCTGTTCCTGTTCGGCGACCTCGCCACCGGTGTGCAGGCGATCCGCTTGGTGCGGTCGGTCGAGGTGCAACAGCAGAGCGGGCGCAGCAAGGTGTTGTTGCAGCCGGTCGAAGCGGCGACGGCGCAGATCGTGGCGGCGGCGAACAAGGCGATCATTGCGCTGAACGCATCGGCCGCCGGACCCCATCGCGAAAGATGGCTGGAAGGCATCGAATCCGCGCGCAGGGATCTGCTGCTGGGCGGCGACAACGGTGGCAGCTTCGACGTGCTGATGAATCGCCGGCTGGATGGCATTCCCGCCGGACCGCCAGCCGTCGACGATTTCAAGAGCGCGGTGGATGCGGCGTTCGGCACGGCTCCGCCGTCCGCCGGGCCGCCGGGCGGCTTCGGCGCGCTGTTCGCCGCGCTGACGCTCACGCCGACCTTGCAACCGGCCAGCCGTTTCCGCCTGCAACGCAACGTCGTCAGCGCGCTGGGCAAGGCCAGCGACGTGCGCCCGCAGCTGCTGCTGAATTTCGAGGCGCGGCTGGCCGACAACTTCTACCGCGCCTGGACCAGCGTGCCGCAGGGCGAGCCTTCGCCGGCGCTGAGCGGCGTCCATGTGCTGCGCGTGGCCGCGCCGCTGTTCGGCTACAACGCGCCGCAAAGCATCTCCATCACGCAGACGCCCGATGGCCATGGTGGCTCGACCTCGAAGGTCGCCACCACCGAGCTTTCGCTGGATGAAGATCCGAATGTCGTGCGCCTGGACAATGGCTACGACGGTGTGATGGCGGGTAGTTACCTGGTCATCCATCCGTCTGGTGACGTTCCCACGGTGGCGCGGGTGAAGAGCGTGCGGGTTCATCCGCAGCTGAGCTACGGCATCAGCGGCAAGACCACCGAGATCACGCTGGATGATCCGTCGGTGGATGGCGACTCGGTGGTGTGGCAGGTACCAAGCATGACGGCCTTGCGCAGCACGCAGGTGCATGCGCAGAGCGAACCGTTGTCGCTGGCCGAGCTGACCATCGCCGACACGGTCGGCCGGGTTGCCGATGACGGTGCATCGCGCACGACCAGCGACAGCGCCACCCGGCTCACCCTCGACAGCGCCGTCGACGGCCTCAAGGCCGGTCGCTGGGTGATCGTGGAAGGCCGGCGCAGCGACGTGCCGGGTACCGATGCGGTGAGCGCCGCCGAGCTGGTGATGCTGGCCGCGGTGGAGCAGGGCGCGGATGCGGATCTGCCGGGCGACACCGTGCACAGCACCCTGGTGTTCGCCAACCAGGGCCTGGCATACAGCTACGTGCGCGACAGCGTGGCGGTGCATGCCAACGTGGTGCGCGCCAGCCATGGCGAGACGCGCAACGAGGTGCTCGGCAGCGGCAGTGGCGCGTCGTCGATGCAGGCGTTCGTGCTGAAGCAGTCGCCACTGACCTGGGTTTCCGCCGCCACCGTCGACGGCGTGCAGAGCACGCTCACGCTGCGCGTCAACGGCATGCAGTGGCACGAGACGCGCAACCTCGCCTTCGCCGGCGCGGCCGGGCGCAACTTCGTCACCGCCACCGACGACGACGGCAAGACCACCGTGCAGTTCGGCGACGGCATGCACGGCGCGCGGCTGCCCGCCGGCGTCGAGAACATCGTCGCCACCTACCGCAACGGCATCGGCACGCCGGGCAACGTGCGCGCGGGGCAGGTCAGCCTGCTGGCGACCCGGCCGCTCGGCGTCAAGGACGTGGTCAACCCGCTGCGCGCCTCCGGCGGCGCCGACGCGGAGACGCGCAACCAGGCGCGCCGCAACGCGCCGCTGGCGGTGCTGGCGCTGGACCGGCTGGTCTCGGTGGCGGACTACGCCGACTTCGCACGCACGTTCGGCGGCGTCGGCAAGGCGGCGGCGGTCAAGCTGGGCAGCCTGGTGCAGGTCACCATAGCCGGCGCCGCCGATGCGCCGATCGATGCCACCTCCGACCTCTACCGCAACCTGCTGCAGGCGTTGCAGCAGTACGGCGATCCCTCGCTGCCCGTGCGCCTGGGCGTGCGCGAGCTGCTGGCGCTGACCGTGAGCGCGAAGGTGGGGCTGTTGCCGGACTTCGCGTGGGAGTCGGTCGAGCCGGCCGTGCGCGCGGCGCTGCTGGATGCGTTCGGCTTCGAGCGGCGCCTGCTGGCGCAGAACGTCTATCTCAGCGAACTGGTTGCCTGCATGCAGGCGGTGCGCGGCGTGGCCTGGGTCGACGTGGACGCGTTCGGCAGCCTCGACGAGGCGACCCTGCTGGCCGGCTTCGGCGCCGGCGGCGACAACGGCAAGGGTGGCGATGGCGCCGCGTTGACGAGCCACGTCGCCGTCACGACCGCGACGACGACGGTGCCGCCGCGCGTGCAGGTGCTTCCTGCCCGCTACGACGACAACGGCATGCTGCGCCCGGCGCAACTGGCCTATCTGCCGCCGAACGTCCCCGACACCTTGCTGCTGCAGGAGGCCACGCCATGA
- a CDS encoding phage baseplate assembly protein V: MNRYYGKYRGTVVQNVDPEQRARIQVMVPDVSGLIPSSWAMPCVPIAGKQSGVYVVPQIGAGVWIEFEQGDPDYPVWVGGFWGSAAEVPALALAGNPASPSVVLQSGLQNTIAISDLPGPAGGILLKSVTGAMIMVNEVGITISNGQGATIVLAGPTVTINNGALVVT; this comes from the coding sequence ATGAACCGCTATTACGGCAAGTACCGCGGCACGGTGGTCCAGAACGTGGACCCGGAACAGCGCGCGCGCATCCAGGTGATGGTGCCGGACGTGTCCGGGCTGATCCCGTCGAGCTGGGCGATGCCGTGCGTGCCGATCGCCGGCAAGCAGAGCGGCGTGTACGTGGTGCCGCAGATCGGCGCCGGCGTGTGGATCGAGTTCGAGCAGGGCGATCCGGATTATCCGGTCTGGGTCGGCGGCTTCTGGGGCAGCGCAGCGGAAGTGCCGGCGCTGGCGCTGGCCGGCAATCCGGCCAGCCCGAGCGTGGTGCTGCAGTCGGGCCTGCAGAACACCATCGCGATCAGCGACCTGCCGGGGCCGGCCGGCGGCATCCTGCTGAAGAGCGTCACCGGCGCGATGATCATGGTCAACGAGGTCGGCATCACGATCTCCAACGGCCAGGGCGCCACCATCGTGCTCGCCGGGCCGACGGTGACGATCAACAACGGCGCGCTGGTCGTGACGTAG
- a CDS encoding putative baseplate assembly protein has product MNRANAHASHATIGCAPLPACSVPARREKLRLAGTLNGIDYVEVGDDGISLCVHLFGDIPQGLGMANVRITGGDRITGLRVLSVNPELEPDMHDDACLRVLLDREGDHTAYCLCLVDAASGNDPAGWLVYPGFDPRYACATLHFRLDCAKTLDCADEAPCVKASPPAPEINYLAKDYASFRQLFLDRLALDMPAWQERHVPDLGIALVETLAYTADYLSYYQDAVATEAYLGTARKRISVRRHARLVDYRMHEGCNARALVTLASSNDLSLELANLLLLAPPSGPGHPQPGVIDAAQLDTARAQGALIYEPMLLDGMTTFDVVAAHSAIRLHSWGDELCCLPRGSTRATLVDTAPPAPPAATDAAAVAPPQRALKLAAGDLLIFEEVLGPQTGNPADADPAHRHAVRLTDVRTSVDPLDGTLLLEVAWDACDALPFDLCLSVRTPAPDCAWLHDVSLARGNVLLVDHGEHVRGQCTSTAICLPGDSDGDYPGLTAALAAMPDACTRCGTLAEDCWLVPGSTQYGCCRCDGAVQDVRRPPADTGHVLPDAPLTWAEPLPPHAPVCRLLARDPRQALPQLAVYGGALADVLVAGTPDPRWRWLPRQDLLESGPDDRHFVVEVDDDGAAHLRFGDGVLGAQPQAGDFFRAASRIGNGPAGNVGRDSIVWLALKSGVLSAELQPRNPLPASGGTAPESLAEVKLYAPGAFRAKSLRAVVADDYARFAAQAPELQGAAAALEWSGSWYAVDVMVDPLGCENLPSALARRIRTQLERYRRIGHDVEVHAACYVPLRIALFVCVLPDFLVAHVEAELRDRFGTGLRRDGTPGFFHPDRLRLGAPVFASALLAEAQSIAGVAHVEVTTLVRAEGGDDGVPDDGVLHLAAREIAQVDNDPDHPDHGSISFDMGGGR; this is encoded by the coding sequence ATGAACCGCGCGAACGCCCATGCGAGTCACGCCACGATCGGTTGCGCGCCGCTGCCGGCCTGCAGCGTGCCGGCGCGACGCGAAAAGTTGCGGCTGGCCGGCACGCTCAACGGCATCGACTACGTCGAGGTCGGCGACGACGGCATCAGCCTGTGCGTGCATTTGTTCGGCGACATCCCGCAAGGCCTCGGCATGGCCAACGTGCGCATCACCGGCGGCGACCGCATCACCGGGCTGCGCGTGCTCAGCGTGAACCCCGAGCTGGAACCGGACATGCACGACGACGCCTGCCTGCGTGTGCTGCTCGACCGCGAAGGCGACCACACGGCGTACTGCCTGTGCCTGGTGGATGCGGCTTCCGGCAACGACCCGGCCGGCTGGCTGGTGTATCCCGGTTTCGATCCGCGCTATGCCTGCGCCACGCTGCACTTCCGCCTGGACTGCGCGAAGACGCTGGATTGCGCGGACGAGGCGCCCTGCGTGAAGGCATCGCCACCGGCGCCGGAGATCAACTACCTCGCCAAGGACTACGCCAGCTTCCGCCAGCTGTTCCTCGACCGCCTCGCGCTGGACATGCCGGCCTGGCAGGAGCGCCACGTGCCGGACCTCGGCATCGCGCTGGTGGAGACGCTGGCGTACACCGCCGACTACCTCAGCTACTACCAGGACGCGGTCGCTACCGAGGCCTACCTGGGCACCGCGCGCAAGCGCATCTCGGTGCGCCGGCATGCGCGGCTGGTCGACTACCGCATGCACGAGGGCTGCAATGCGCGCGCGCTGGTGACGCTGGCCAGCAGCAACGACCTGAGCCTCGAACTGGCCAACCTGCTGCTGCTGGCGCCGCCGTCCGGGCCGGGCCATCCGCAACCCGGCGTGATCGACGCGGCCCAGCTCGACACGGCGCGTGCGCAAGGCGCGCTGATCTACGAGCCGATGCTGCTGGACGGCATGACCACGTTCGACGTGGTCGCCGCGCACAGTGCGATCCGGCTGCACAGCTGGGGCGACGAGCTGTGCTGCCTGCCGCGCGGCAGCACGCGCGCGACCCTGGTCGACACGGCGCCGCCGGCGCCGCCGGCAGCGACGGATGCCGCCGCGGTCGCGCCGCCGCAGCGCGCGCTGAAGCTCGCGGCCGGCGACCTGCTTATCTTCGAGGAAGTGCTGGGACCGCAGACCGGCAACCCGGCCGACGCCGATCCCGCGCATCGCCACGCCGTGCGCCTCACGGACGTCCGGACGTCCGTCGACCCGCTGGACGGCACCCTGCTGCTGGAAGTCGCGTGGGATGCCTGCGACGCACTGCCGTTCGACCTGTGCCTGTCGGTGCGCACGCCGGCGCCGGACTGCGCCTGGCTGCACGACGTCAGCCTGGCGCGCGGCAACGTGCTGCTGGTCGACCACGGCGAACACGTGCGCGGGCAGTGCACGTCCACCGCGATCTGCCTGCCCGGCGACAGCGACGGCGATTATCCCGGGCTGACCGCCGCGCTCGCCGCGATGCCGGATGCCTGCACGCGCTGCGGCACGCTGGCCGAGGACTGCTGGCTGGTGCCGGGTAGCACGCAATACGGCTGCTGCCGTTGCGACGGCGCGGTGCAGGACGTGCGCCGCCCGCCCGCCGACACCGGCCACGTGTTGCCGGACGCGCCGCTGACCTGGGCCGAACCGTTGCCGCCGCATGCGCCGGTGTGCCGGCTACTGGCGCGCGACCCGCGCCAGGCGCTGCCGCAGCTCGCCGTCTACGGCGGTGCGCTGGCCGACGTGCTGGTGGCCGGCACGCCCGATCCGCGCTGGCGCTGGCTGCCGCGCCAGGACCTGCTGGAGAGCGGCCCGGACGATCGCCATTTCGTGGTCGAGGTCGACGACGATGGCGCCGCCCACCTGCGCTTCGGCGACGGCGTGCTGGGCGCGCAGCCGCAGGCCGGCGACTTCTTCCGCGCCGCCTCGCGCATCGGCAACGGCCCGGCCGGCAACGTGGGCCGCGACAGCATCGTGTGGCTGGCGCTGAAGTCGGGCGTGCTGTCCGCCGAGCTGCAGCCGCGCAACCCGCTGCCGGCCAGCGGCGGCACCGCGCCGGAGAGCCTGGCCGAAGTGAAGCTGTACGCACCCGGCGCGTTCCGCGCCAAATCACTCCGCGCAGTCGTCGCCGACGATTACGCGAGGTTCGCCGCGCAGGCGCCGGAGCTGCAGGGCGCCGCTGCCGCGCTGGAGTGGAGCGGCAGCTGGTACGCGGTCGACGTGATGGTCGACCCGCTGGGCTGCGAGAACCTGCCGTCGGCACTGGCGCGGCGGATCAGGACGCAACTGGAGCGCTACCGCCGCATCGGACACGACGTCGAGGTGCATGCGGCCTGCTACGTGCCGCTGCGCATCGCACTGTTCGTCTGCGTGCTGCCGGACTTTCTCGTCGCCCACGTCGAGGCCGAGCTGCGCGACCGCTTCGGCACGGGCCTGCGCCGCGACGGCACGCCCGGCTTCTTCCATCCGGACCGGCTCAGGCTGGGTGCGCCGGTGTTCGCCAGCGCACTGCTGGCCGAGGCGCAGTCGATCGCCGGCGTGGCCCACGTCGAAGTCACCACGTTGGTCCGCGCCGAGGGCGGCGATGACGGCGTGCCCGACGACGGCGTATTGCACCTGGCCGCGCGCGAAATCGCCCAGGTCGACAACGACCCGGACCATCCCGACCACGGCAGCATCAGCTTCGATATGGGAGGTGGCCGATGA
- a CDS encoding LysM domain-containing protein: MNLNFPPTSRYALTPTASFVRADGTVVIYLKRRFVPPPENLALLQWHRVVQGERLDNIAAKYLGDPEQFWRLCDANRALRPEELTETIGKPLRITLPEGIPGVPHA, translated from the coding sequence ATGAACCTGAACTTTCCGCCCACCAGCCGTTATGCGCTGACGCCCACCGCGAGCTTCGTGCGCGCCGACGGCACGGTGGTGATATACCTGAAGCGCCGCTTCGTGCCGCCCCCGGAAAACCTCGCCCTGCTGCAGTGGCATCGCGTGGTGCAGGGCGAGCGGCTGGACAACATCGCGGCGAAGTACCTGGGCGATCCCGAACAATTCTGGCGGCTGTGCGACGCGAACCGCGCGCTGCGTCCCGAGGAGCTGACCGAGACGATCGGCAAGCCGCTGCGCATCACCTTGCCCGAAGGCATTCCGGGGGTGCCGCATGCTTGA